A portion of the Maylandia zebra isolate NMK-2024a linkage group LG9, Mzebra_GT3a, whole genome shotgun sequence genome contains these proteins:
- the LOC143420341 gene encoding uncharacterized protein LOC143420341: MSSTQKDQHGARSQRSQEADKPQPRKREKKHTCDECGRGFTLKGNLKQHQVIHTGERPFSCDLCGKSFSWKESLKQHHLIHSGVKAYSCDQCGRAFTHSSSLQSHLVTHSGIKAYSCDICGKTFSQGGHRNTHQQIHTRKRLNKCSYCEKQSDTDGSSSQPCHHRGGGKDFRCDLCGKTFSHERSLKRHQRRHTGDKLKYCKECGRSFTTSHHLKQHELIHSGVKKHLCDQCGSSFITAGQLKKHKRVHTGEKPYKCRHCDKSFSQSGHRNKHERTHMEGNYSCDQCDKSFRNLSSYSEHKRSHVTNKLFHCYQCAQTFTSLSALCKHQRDHSGLKSLP; the protein is encoded by the exons atgagctcaacacagaag gaccaacatggagcgagaagtcagcgctctcaggaggccgacaaacctcaaccaagaaagagagagaaaaaacacacctgtgacgagtgtgggaggggttttactttgaagggtaatctaaaacagcatcaggtcatccacactggagagagaccgttcagctgtgacttgtgtggaaagtctttttcctggaaggaatccctaaaacaacaccatctcatccacagtggagttaaagcgtacagctgtgatcagtgtggcagagcttttactcacagtagcagcttacagagtcatctagttacccactctggaattaaggcatacagctgtgacatctgtggaaaaactttcagccagggAGGGCACCGAAATacacaccaacagatccacaccagaaagagactcaacaagtgcagttactgtgag aagcagagcgacacagatggatccagttctcaaccctgtcatcaccgtggtggtgggaaagactttcgttgtgacctctgtggaaaaactttcagccatgAAAGGAGCTTAAAaagacatcaacgtagacacactggagacaaactgaaatactgcaaagaatgtgggagaagcttcaccacatcacatcacttaaaacaacatgaactgattcacagtggggttaaaaagcacctctgtgatcagtgtgggtcatccttcatcACTGCAGGTcaacttaaaaaacacaaacgagtccacacaggagagaaaccatacaagtgcagacactgtgacaaaagcttctcacaatcaggtcatcgtaacaagcatgaacgtacacacatggaaggaaactacagctgtgaccagtgtgacaagagcttcaggaatctcagttcatactccgaacacaaacgatcccacgttactaataaactgtttcactgttaccaatgtgcccaaacattcacctcattgtctgctctgtgcaaacatcagcgtgatcactcagggctgaaatcactcccataa